The stretch of DNA GTCAGCTGAGGATGAGTTCCCAGATCTTAGTCAGCACCAGAACCACATGGCCAAGTTCTTAAGCCTGGACATGTACAGGAAGCTGAGGGAGCGGGCTACACCCGGCGGCTTCACCATAGATGGTGCCCTTCAGACCTTCAGACAGGGGTTGATGATCCTGGTACAGTCCGTCAGAGCCCTGCTGCAGCATATTGACTCAGGGGAGGGTGTtggtgtgtcctctgtgtccccTCCGTGCAGGCCACCCCTTCATCATGACCGTGGGCTGCGTCGCTGGAGACGAGGAGACGTACGAGGTCTTCAAAGAGCTGCTGGACCCCGTGATCGAGGACAGACACGGAGGATACAAACCCACAGACAAGCACAAGACCGACCTGAACCCAGACAACCTGAAGGTAGCGCAGCTCCGCCCTCATCCCTCACATGAGTGTCAGTGAACCTAACACCACTCTTCTTTCACAGGGTGGAGATGACCTCGACTCCAACTACGTCCTGAGCTCCAGGGTCCGAACTGGACGCAGCGTCCGCGGCTTCTGTCTGCCGCCTCACTGCAGCCGAGGGGAGCGCCGCGGCGTGGAGAAGCTCTCCGTCGAAGGTAAGAAGCAGCCGAGTGGTCAGAGGTGTCCACTGAGGTCAAACGGGATGCTGCCTGGACTCTCTGTGGCAGCGGTGCCCCCTAGTGGGAGCAGGTGGAATCATGCATTATGGCTGTGATCAGTTAACCCTCCACCCTTCATCTCTGCAGCTCTGGCCGCTCTGTCCGGAGACCTGAAGGGCAAATACTACGCTCTGAAGAACATGACCGaggccgagcagcagcagctcatcgacGACCACTTCCTGTTCGACAAGCCCGTGTCTCCCCTGCTGCTGGCTTCAGGGATGGCCCGTGACTGGCCCGACGCACGAGGCATCTGGTGAGACTCCGCCCTCGGCTCCAGCAGCATGTTCGTCTGCGTGCTGCTGCATCTGAGCAAACGTTTGTTTACAGGCACAACGACAACAAGACGTTCCTGGTGTGGGTGAACGAGGAGGACCACCTGCGCGTCATCTCTATGCAGAAAGGTGGAAACATGAAGGAGGTCTTCAACCGCTTCTGCACCGGACTCACCAAGGTCAGCAGAAGAAAGCACCGCCCATCAGGCCGGGTCTCACTTAAACCGTGTTTTTAAACCGGCTGTTTTCTGCTTCAGATCGAGAGCCTGTTCAAGGACAGAGGCCACGCCTTCATGTGGAACGAGCACCTGGGCTACGTCCTCACCTGCCCCTCCAACCTGGGCACCGGCCTGCGCGCCGGCGTGCACGTGAAGCTGCCCAACATGAGCAAACACGCCAAGTTTGAGGAGGTTCTGAAGAGGCTGAGGCTGCAGAAACGTGGAACAGGTGAGCAGAACCTCCACCCTGCTGCATTCAATGTCAATCAGCAGCGAGTTCTGACGAATGtgacctcctcttctcctcaggTGGCGTGGACACGGCGGCTGTGGGCGGAGTCTTTGACATTTCCAATGCTGACAGACTGGGCTTCTCTGAGGTGGAGCTGGTGCAGATGGTGGTCGATGGAATCAAGCTGCTGGTGGAGATGGAGAAGAGGCTGGAGAAGGGCCAGTCCATCGATGACCTGATGCCTGCCCAGAAGTAAATCCGTCCTAAGCCCCGCCCCCCCTCTGAATGACTGACTGTCCTGGAATGCATCTGTATTACAGCTTGGATTGTGTATTTAAGGTGAAATGATTCTGTTAAGGTGAAGATCTGAAATAAAACTGCTTCAAGTTGAACATGGCTGATCTCTGACATTTAAAGAAACGGCTCAGTGAGGCGTTCAAAGACCTCTGCAGGTCCAAAActgattcacattcacatttacaaatgtccctgaatgcagcacacagcTGAAAGAGGCAGATCAcctcagagaggacaaacagacCTGCAGAGAAAATCCTCATCTGTCCTTTAAACCACACGTCAAATCCTTAAAACGAGGTCCGAGTCCCCCATCAAATAAAACTTGGacttcaatgatcagatgagaCGTTCAAGTCGACAGACACTTTAATTGAGACATGAGTGACCCTTTAACCATGTGTGGGCATTTACACGGACTCTTCCCCCCCCCATCATCtctaaacaaaaatacaaaaggggaaaaaaaagtactGCAGTGAAGCCATcttgaaagaaagaaacattatTTACACTGAAAACCGAACGCTACGCAGTTTCACCTTTTtccaggagagaagaagaagaagaaaaatgaaataaataagaCCAGAAATGCATCTTCTTTGTCCACATTCACAGCATGACAAATCATATTTAACTCATTAATGTCGGCCCCGTGTGGCCAGAACAGAGATTAGTAGGTAATTCAGTGATTATTGCCAAAAGCCTTAATCTATACATTATAATATTCAATACATACTctgtattttgtttaaaaaaagagacatttgGAAACTGCTACTTGGATGATTGTACAGCTTAAATACGtctagatatatatatatttatatatatatacttttaacCCTTTTGTTCATAGCTTTAACTCGTTGGCAACTTTGGAGGCAATGTTTTTGAAAGCGATGGATGACCCGGATATCCGTTTGAACCGAACGCCGTTGAGGGAGAGACGCGGCAGCTTGCAGACCTCCATCTCCCACTGAACCAGGTTCTCGGCTCGCCCGTCTCCGTGGACGcaaagaagcaggaaactcTCTTGCTGTTCATAGTCGCAGTTGTTGGCGTCGAGCACCTTGCGAATCTCCCGCATGATATCGCAGGGCTCCATGGAGCTGGTGGTCCTCATACTCCAAGTGAATCTGAGGGAGCGGGGTTTACTGTCTTTATTTTCCCCTTTTTGATCCCCAGGTACATGGCGACTGTCGgaggagacaaaacaaacacgGAGGAGACGGTTAAAGCAGCAGGAAGTCGGGATTTTACGGTTAAAATCTcgtgtttttaatcatttaagccttaaaaactgacaaaatgtAGCAAAAAGATGATTTAATAAatgatttgttattgtttttaatcaaCTTTTAAAAGGTAaagttcttcttctctttaaagaacaagattattattattttttagattTACTACATTTTGTcgagacagaaaaataaacattcagaCATCTTTGAAAAACCCAGATATTGCTCCATATTTATACTTAAAATCAATTTATTTGACATTTATTTCACCACAGTGTCACTGATAACTAATCATTATTGATTATGTTTGAGGCTTGTCATCAATGCTAAATGTTATGATGTAGGTTTATAATGACCCGTTCAGCCCTTCTCTCCTGTTAAGTTTTCTTtagttattatattataatttatCTGCATATTAAGCCTCTAAGTCTTTCTGGGTTTTTCAgagattcttttattttctggACCCATGCTGCCCGATCGCCCGACTCAGCAGCGACTCACAGGccgacaacaaaacaaacaagccaTGCTAACAGAAGCAGCTCATCATCAGCGCCATGCAAGCatctaaaaaaataatcaggagaaataaataaaggtgcgACACACTCAAACATCCCAGgagaaacaaagcacagaggacTGGGGGGTTGGTTCCTAGCACAGCTGGGGGAGGCGGGGCGGGGGGgtgctgcagacacactgaagccTACGTTCAGGTCGCCTCACCTTGAGCCCTCAAGTCTCCCGTTTCTCTCAAACTCGGTTGAGACTCTGGGCGCACGAGAAGatcggaggaagaggagggagaaacaaaaagaaaaaaaaaaaagatgtggatTGTGCACAAAATCATTTCACATTAATTCCagcagtgaataaaaaaaaaaaaaaaagtctgtgaaCGACGATGAAGAGTCACCACCAccagataaaaaacacacacacacacatggaagaTCATCATTAAACTTCCATCAGGACCAGTGAAGAGTGAGAGAAATCATAAAGAGTGATGGGTGCTCAGATCccagacagcagcacacagacagaagctgGACGGCAGCGAGTCGACCCCAGACAGCAGGTTCAGGCCGTTTACAGGGAGGAGGCGGAGCGGGAGGGTTCATACACccttcacctccacacacacacacacacacacacacacacactgttcgcCTTTTACTCAGATCAGCTTCTCTTCTACTCTCTGCGCTCACTTTCACTGcttaacacacacctgacaccTGATTTGTAGCAGAAGGcgctgaggagaggaggatgttggTTAGCAACAGAAGCTAAATTCAGCTGTAATCCCCCTTTCAACCACTGGAGGGAGCCATAcagatgttttatttgttgACTGATGCTCAGTGTGGAGGCCCCTGAGTCTGGCGGCTCATTAACTCCTAGTTAATCAATAAATGGGTAATCAGATGGGGGTGCAGCTTCACtccttctggagccagccctcaagtggacacaggaggaactgcaggttgaCATATTGCCTCATGGTCGCAGCACACCATCATGCATCATTCAGAGCCTACTCTGAATGATGCAGCAGGGATGGTGAGGTCATCGTTATTGATTCTGTTATTGTTATTGAATTATTATTAGTTTTGGTGACAAACCGTTTAGTTTTCCTACACTTTTAATTCTGTAAGCAGCTTAACGTCTCCCTCTGTTAttgacacacagagctgatttAAGACTCAAGACCCAAACCGGGATACACTTAATCCAACTCCTGCTTCTGATGCCCCTGAACCGCCGCAGCCAAACATCACATTGGATTAAAACCAAATCATGGCTAAGCTGCCTGCTCCTCGGACAGGACAGGTGCACCGTGTGACGggatcccagcatgcactgcagcctgcagaacataaacacacagactccaAACCCCCGACAGCCCGACAACAGGAGGACAACCAGTGAACAGACAGGACTGACAGCAGGTCCTGGATCGGCCAAAGAGAGGCTGTGAAAAATCACAGAGAtcgaggagggaggaggggtgaggcaggcaggcagggaggaaAACCAACAATCAGACTTTTATCTCTCCGTGGAGAAATTGAGGGATTGAAACAGCCCCTTACTCTAGATCTTCATCTTCCTACAACTCTCTATATCTTCTGCTCCtgaatctgaaagaaaaaacgTGGATCTGAGGATTTACGACGAAGATTTTCCATCGACacatgagaagaaaagaaagagagagggaaagaataTTAAAATGGTTGTCATGAGGACAGGccaaaaatcaaaagaaaaccaTGGCAGGATGatgagaaggaaggaagagaggaaggaagagtctGGAGGGCAGAAGACTTACTAAGGGTCTTTCCTCCCTGGGTAGAAGGGTTGGTAGGCCCTGTTTTGGCCGTCTGCCGTTTGGCCGGGTCAATACTGACCctaggcagagaggaagagcagcaagAGGTCAAGGTTAACAGACACAAGACGGTAAAGGacgacaaaaacacacaaactgtgggGAGTGAAGGAAAAGGGGGTGGGAGGTGAGGGAACCTAAAATGtcctgaagaggaagaagatgactAAAAAACTCATTAAAGAGGTGAAGAGAAGCTTTCAGCAGGAGAGTACGGAGGCCTGAAGGCGACAAAATGCAGGAACAGGTCATCAGGCGTGTCAAAACAACAGAATAATGGTCACATCCTCCTATGGTACATGATCAGGAGTACCAAGGGTCCATAGATGGTCCATATTAGCTGCTTgctaactgcagttcctcaagtgtccactagaggctggcttaAACAGACAGTCCCCATGTTCAAACTttaaagcagaaaaagaagtaaatattttttttaaaaaaccttttgtttttaaaaaaaaaaaagctttatcaAAAcacgttttttaaaaaaaagatttttttttaaaaaaagatttttaaaacacgtttttaaaaaaaactttttaaaaaaactttaaaaaaaaaatgtttaaaaaaatatttttttgaaacaaaaatctttatttttataaaaataaagatttaaaaaacaattttttttgtttatcaaCTTACTTCTTCTGCATTCTACTTTATTTCCTTGCACTAAGAGTACAGTTCACTGATCATTGATCATTTTCTGATGACCTCTGCTGCAACTTGCGAGTTCAGGGTCTCTGTAGAAATGAGGACAAACATAAAAAGAAACGAGGGGTGAAGACTCAACGCTCCAGGTGGTGGCGATGAAGATGCTGACACTGCCAGAAGAAGACTGCCTGTCTACAAAATGGCCACCAGAGAGCACCAAAGCCACAAAGCTCCCCCCACTACTCTGTAGTGACGATGTTTACCCCCACAGCCACCGAATTATTTATAGAGATCAGCCTCTTTTCCTCCACAAAAGGCAGACAAACCTCACAGGAAACCAGCAGCGTGTGTTTAAAACGAGCTTTCAGTTCATATCTGAGGGTTAATATGttgcatatttatatttatcctGTAAGTACAGattgttatttattgttttttcttaAATTAAATGTGTAATAAATGTGAGAAAGCCAGACTGTGTTTGAGAGAAGAGTTCCggtgtgtgtttaaatatttgatCACCACCAAAGCTCAACAGAAGaagccaaaaaaagaaagaaaaaataataatcaactGTCTCCAGAAGATATTTAAATGGACCCACACACCTCgatgtaaacaaagaaaacaggaagtactgGACCCTGACCATGatgaataaaagcagcagaataATGTTTAAACTTCATCAACAACAATCACTGTGGTGAGAAAACAAACCACAAATCAATGGCAGCTGTAAGAATCCCCCCCCCCGCATGCACCGGCGATTGATTAGTGGCAAGCGgctctgttgttgctgttggttAATCGACTGATTGTTCAAGGAGTCCAATCAATCCACACAGACCAACCCAcggccacacacacaggagcaccCTGATTAACGCCATGACTCGTAattaacatgtgtttttattccgTGTTGCATCACAGGCTtctttaaaggaacagtctgACATTTTTGGAAACATTCTTTGGaatgttgctttaaaaaaatagctaaagttagcatgttagctacaAAGACaagatgtaaataaaacaacttAAGAGACGTCTGTCCTGTACGTACACCGCGCTGAAGCTGGATTTATAATGAGATG from Parambassis ranga chromosome 22, fParRan2.1, whole genome shotgun sequence encodes:
- the ckba gene encoding creatine kinase, brain a, with the protein product MPFGNTHNQMKLKYASDQEYPDLSQHNNHMAKILTPAMYERLRSKQTPSGFTLDDVIQTGVDNPGHPFIMTVGCVAGDEETYEVFKELLDPVIEDRHGGYKPTDKHKTDLNPDNLKGGDDLDSNYVLSSRVRTGRSVRGFCLPPHCSRGERRGVEKLSVEALAALSGDLKGKYYALKNMTEAEQQQLIDDHFLFDKPVSPLLLASGMARDWPDARGIWHNDNKTFLVWVNEEDHLRVISMQKGGNMKEVFNRFCTGLTKIESLFKDRGHAFMWNEHLGYVLTCPSNLGTGLRAGVHVKLPNMSKHAKFEEVLKRLRLQKRGTGGVDTAAVGGVFDISNADRLGFSEVELVQMVVDGIKLLVEMEKRLEKGQSIDDLMPAQK